TTCCGCCGGCCTTGGCGATGGCGATGCACAGGTAAGGCAGGAGAAAGGCAATCAAAATACACCACAGGGCAACCGTCATTGACGCAGTTCCTTCTTTGAGTTTTATAGAAAATCGCGAGTCCAGCGCCAGTCAGAACTTCATCACCAGCATGCCAACCAACACCAGAGCGCAAGCTAAGAGCCGCGGCAAGCCGAAAGGTTCTTTCAGGTAACGCATGCCGAACAGCACCACCAGGATCACGCTGATCTCGCGCAGCGCCGCCGCTTCGGCGATCGAGCCCAGTTGCATGGCCCACAGCACCAGAGCGTAGCTGAACACTACGCAGAACCCGACCGCCAAGCCCAGCCGCCACTGCTCACGCCAGAACCCCATGAACGCCGGCCGCTTAGCGACCAACGCCAGCAACGGGAAAGGCCAGGCGCTGAGCAGTGTGACCCAGACCAGGTAATCCAGCGGATGGGGCCAACGCCGCAGGGCGTGGCCGTCGATAAAGGTGTAGCAGCCGATGCACAGGCCGATCAGCGCCACCACCGGCAGCATCGACCAGGGCAGCCGCTCGCCGCCACCGCCCTGCCACAACAGGCAAAGCATGCCGAACGGGATCAGCAAAATGCCGACGATCTGCTGCGCTGTCAGTGCTTCACCGGCAAATACAAATGTCAGGGCCAGCACCACCAGCGGCGACAGGCCGCGCATCAGCGGATAGACCAGCCCCAGGTCACCGACCCGATAAGCCTGGATCAGCAAATAGCGATAGAGCAGCTCGAACGCCGCCGACGCCAGGATCCACGGCCAGATCTGCGACGGCGGCAAAGCCACGAAACCCAGTGCCAACGCGACGAACAGCAAGGCGACGCTGTCCATGCACGCCACCACCAGCAAACGCTCGCCGCTGAACTTGATCAGCGTATTCCATGCGGCATGCAACAGCGCCGCTACCAACACCAAAGCCGTCGCAAGCACGACACACTCCTTGTCTGGCACCCCCAGCCCGTAGGAGCTGCCGAAGGCTGCGATCTTTTGATCTTTCACTCCAGACTCAATTGTCAGTGGAAAGATCGCAGCCTCGTTGCACTCGACAGCTCCTACGATCAGCGGGACTCATGAATTGATTGGCTATCGTTTATACTGCAAACCGACCACGCCGCACTCAGTTGCGCATAAGCCAATTCCAATAACTCTGCTGCCGCCCAGTTCGTTCGAGCCGGGGCGTCGGCCTGCGTATGCCTGATCAGAGCGTCAAGACTACAGACAGAGACCTTGCGCATGCCACTCGCCTTGCTTGCTTTGGCCGTCGCCGCTTTCGGCATCGGCACGACTGAATTCGTCATCATGGGGCTGTTGCCCGATGTCGCCCGGGACTTGGCCGTGAGCATTCCCCAGGCCGGGCTGCTGATCACCGGCTATGCCCTGGGCGTGGTGTTCGGCGCGCCGATCCTGGCGATTGGCACCGCCAACATGCCGCGCAAGGCCACGCTGCTGGGCATGACCCTGATGTTCATCCTCGGCAATGTGCTCTGCGCCCTGGCGCCGAACTACGCCACGCTAATGGCCGCCCGGGTCATTACTGCACTGTGCCACGGAGCGTTCTTTGGCATCGGTTCGGTGGTGGCGGCCGGGCTGGTG
The sequence above is drawn from the Pseudomonas sp. St316 genome and encodes:
- a CDS encoding EamA family transporter encodes the protein MLATALVLVAALLHAAWNTLIKFSGERLLVVACMDSVALLFVALALGFVALPPSQIWPWILASAAFELLYRYLLIQAYRVGDLGLVYPLMRGLSPLVVLALTFVFAGEALTAQQIVGILLIPFGMLCLLWQGGGGERLPWSMLPVVALIGLCIGCYTFIDGHALRRWPHPLDYLVWVTLLSAWPFPLLALVAKRPAFMGFWREQWRLGLAVGFCVVFSYALVLWAMQLGSIAEAAALREISVILVVLFGMRYLKEPFGLPRLLACALVLVGMLVMKF